TTTAATTGAAAAATTAAATGAAAATCTGTTGCTTATTGAGAAAATTATTAAAGAGTGTACTTGTAATGAAAAGTTAGTTGAATTATTCAATCTAGATAAGAAGTTCCATGAAATTATCTTTAAATTTGTAGATAAAGGGGAGATTTGGAATATAATATCTTCATCTAGTACTCATTATGAAAGATTTAGAGTTTTAGAAACTCCTGAACAAAAAACACTTCTATTTATTTTAGAACAACATAGAAGAATTATAGAGATAATAAAGAATGGAGATGTTTCATTAATTGAAGAGACAATCACTCTTCATGGAGAAAACTTTTTAAATTCATGTAATACTCTTTTGACTAAGTATAATAGTTACTTTTTAACTGAAGAAAAAAAGAATGAAGAGGTTGTTGCAAATATTTAATTGCAATACCTCTTCATTTTTATCTATCTATTAATTTAATTGCTTACAGAGTTAGCCACTCCCATTTTTTTCTTTCTATGCTCCCATAAAACTTTCATTCCCTCTACTACTAGGATAAGAGCTAGGACAAAGATAGGTAATGAAACTACCACTTGAAGTCCTTGAACTGCTAAGCTACCCTTTCCATTTAAAAGAAGAGCTAAGTTAGTTTTAAATGAGATAAGTAATGAACTCATAGTAGCTGCAAGCATAAAGAACATTGGAATTAAAAGCATAAAGTTTTTCTTTCCTTTTTTAGCTAGCCATACAGATACACCTAAGAAACAAGGCACAGCAACTAATTGGTTACAAGCTCCAAATAGAGGCCAGATATTTTGATATCCACCTAAGCAAAGAACTGCTCCAAGTCCCACTGTGATGAAAGTTCCCACATACATATTTCCTAAGTAACCTTGTACCTTACTATTCTCTTTAGCTTTATTGCTAGTAAATAACTCTTGGAATAGGAATCTTCCTAATCTTGTAGCTGTGTCTAAAGATGTCAAAGCAAAGGCTGAGATAGCTAGAGAGATAACTGTAAATGTAGTGTTTACTGCTACCTGTCCCATTCCTAATTTGTTGAAAAATCCAGAGATAGCAGAGGCAAAAACCACAGCTGGAGTTCCTTGAGGCATCTTTCCATTAGAGAAAAGAGCTCCTACTGCTATAAGGGCGATTACAGCTAATACACACTCAATAAGCATAGAACCATATCCAATTAACTTAGCATCTCCCTCATTGTTTAACTGCTTTGATGTAGTTCCAGAGGCGATTAAGCTATGGAATCCAGAGATAGCTCCACAAGCTACTGTGATAAATAGATATGGGAACATCACTTGTCCGTTGAAACTATTTGTCCAACCTGTAAAAGCTGGTAGGTTGATAGCAGGGTTAGTTCCTAAAATTCCCACTACTGCTGCAATAATCATAAAGTATAGTAAGAAACTATTTAAGTAATCTCTAGGTTGTAATAAAATCCAAACTGGAGTAACAGAAGCGATAAAGATATATACAAAAACCACTCCTAACCAGAAAGTTTTACTTAGATAGATAGGATATTTTAATCCCACTGCAATACAAAGAGCTAATAGTAAAACTCCAACCACCGAAGATACAGCTAGAGGTGCATTTTTTCTATAAACTAAAAATCCAAAGGCAATGGATAGTGGAATAAATAGCATAGAAGCTGTGGCAACAGAACCATTAGCTGAGTAGAAAACCTTTGTTCCATCTGGATTGATAGAGTATCCTTGGAATGTAGAAGCTACAATGTCAGAGAAAGCAGCTACTACTAAAAGTAGAACTAGCCAAGAGAAAATTGTAAATAACATCTTACATCTGTGTCCGATATTCTCCTCAATAACCTCTCCTAAAGATTTTCCTTTGTGTCTGATAGAAACAACGATAGCTGAGAAATCTTGTACAGCTCCAAAGAAAATACCTCCAAGAATAATCCATAAAAGCACAGGAACCCAACCAAATACAGCAGCTTGAATAGGTCCGTTGATAGGTCCAGCCCCAGCTATTGAAGCAAAGTGGTGTCCTAAAAGTACAGGTGCCTTAGCTGGAATATAGTCTACTCCATCTTCAAAATCGTGAGCTGGTGTCTTTCTCTTAGGGTCGATATCCCACTGTTTTGCAAGCCAAGAACCATAAGTGACATAAGCCACTAAAAAGCATAAAATTGTGATAACTAAAAGTGTAATTCCTTTCATAAAAAAATCCTCCCTGATGTTTTATTAAAATTTTTATAACTATCCTTTTAAAAAGAAAACTAAGAATTGCTCCATATTCCAAGAAGTTGATTAACTATGGCTTATCTCACTAAAAACACAAAACTCACTCCGTTCAAACAGTTGTGTTTTTTAGCGTTCGATTTCGCTGAGTTAATCTAACTTCTCTCCATAAATTACACAATTCTTTGAGTTTTCTTTAGTCAGTTGAAATCAAAATAGTTATAATTATTATTTGATAAGATGTTTATATAATTTTTCTAAAGTCTTTCCAGATTTGTTACTATATATATTTTTATTTTTTGTATCTACTAAGATTACTCTAGCTTGGGAATAGCCTCTAAAAGAGAAGAGATAGTTTTTCTCAAACTTGTATTTTTTTACCCTCTTGATAGTTTCCAAATCAGATATATTCTCTGCTAGAATAACTAGAGTAATAAAGCTATACATATGATTTTTCTCAGGATATTTATTCCCCTTTCTTACAAGATTAGGCTCTATATAGCTAGGAATAAGAGAGAGCAAATCTTCAAGTGTAGAGCTATCTACATTCTCTTTTTCAATAAAAAATATATGTTCAAAGGCTTTTGTTTCCCAGAGTTGTACCTCTTTAACTAGCAGGTACTTCTCACTGTATGAGTTAAAATATCCATAGGCATCAATCTTTTTATCCCCAATCTCATACTCCCTATGAATATCAAAACTCCTCTCATATTCAGCTAAAATCCTATCTAAATATCCTAAGTTCTCCATAAAATCTCCCCTTAATCTCTACACTTCCTGTGTCCAACCAAAGCTATCTTCCACTTTTCCATATTGGATACCTGTAAGAGTATCATAAAGTTTTTGTGTTATAGCTCCAGTTTTAAAATCATTTATAATCTGTTTGTCCCCTTTGTAGAAAAGTTCTCCAATAGGAGAGATAACAGCTGCTGTTCCTGTTCCAAAAGCCTCTTGAACTCTTCCCTCTCTAGCTGCTTTCATCAAGAAATCAATAGAGAAATGCTCTTCGTGTACCTTGTATCCCCAAGATTTTAGAAGAGTAAGACAAGAATCTCTAGTAATTCCTGGAAGTACAGTTCCATCAATAGGAGCTGTATAAACCTCATTGTCTACGATAAACATAGCATTCATAGTTCCTACTTCCTCTACATATTTTCTCTCTACTCCATCTAGCCAAAGTACCTGTGTATATCCTAGCTTTCTAGCCTTTTCTTGAGCTATAATACTAGCTGCATAGTTTCCACCACATTTTGTAAATCCTGTTCCCCCTTTAGTAGCTCTCACATATTCATCTTCTACATAGATTTTTACAGGATTTACTCCCTCTGGATAGTAGTTTCCGACAGGGGATAGAATTACAACAAACTTGTATGAGCTTGCTGGGTGTACCCCTACTGCTACCTCTGTGGCAAACATAAATGGACGGATATATAGAGATGTTCCCTCTAAGTGAGGTACCCACTCTTTTTCGTGGTTGACTAGAGTTTTGATAGCATCTACAAATAAATCCTCTGGAATAGTTGCCATACATAGTCTTTCATTTGATTTTATCATTCTTCTAGCATTCATCTCTGGTCTGAATAGAAGGATTTTTCCCTCTTTTGTCCTGTATGCTTTAAGCCCCTCAAATGTCTCTTGAGCATAGTGTAGTACCATAGTTGCTG
Above is a window of Fusobacterium mortiferum ATCC 9817 DNA encoding:
- a CDS encoding GntR family transcriptional regulator, producing MKLLAQREYENIKEFIYRTLKYNIMTLFLKPGEKISESELQNFFNTSKSPIREALVKLKEEKLIEAIPQKGTFISKINLKLVENTLFIRKILEKEVLRLVILSPLDKKVLIEKLNENLLLIEKIIKECTCNEKLVELFNLDKKFHEIIFKFVDKGEIWNIISSSSTHYERFRVLETPEQKTLLFILEQHRRIIEIIKNGDVSLIEETITLHGENFLNSCNTLLTKYNSYFLTEEKKNEEVVANI
- a CDS encoding carbon starvation CstA family protein, which gives rise to MKGITLLVITILCFLVAYVTYGSWLAKQWDIDPKRKTPAHDFEDGVDYIPAKAPVLLGHHFASIAGAGPINGPIQAAVFGWVPVLLWIILGGIFFGAVQDFSAIVVSIRHKGKSLGEVIEENIGHRCKMLFTIFSWLVLLLVVAAFSDIVASTFQGYSINPDGTKVFYSANGSVATASMLFIPLSIAFGFLVYRKNAPLAVSSVVGVLLLALCIAVGLKYPIYLSKTFWLGVVFVYIFIASVTPVWILLQPRDYLNSFLLYFMIIAAVVGILGTNPAINLPAFTGWTNSFNGQVMFPYLFITVACGAISGFHSLIASGTTSKQLNNEGDAKLIGYGSMLIECVLAVIALIAVGALFSNGKMPQGTPAVVFASAISGFFNKLGMGQVAVNTTFTVISLAISAFALTSLDTATRLGRFLFQELFTSNKAKENSKVQGYLGNMYVGTFITVGLGAVLCLGGYQNIWPLFGACNQLVAVPCFLGVSVWLAKKGKKNFMLLIPMFFMLAATMSSLLISFKTNLALLLNGKGSLAVQGLQVVVSLPIFVLALILVVEGMKVLWEHRKKKMGVANSVSN
- a CDS encoding branched-chain amino acid aminotransferase, producing MQVTFEETKTLKEKPSDNELGFGKYFTDYMFVMDYTDEKGWHNFKITPFAPIALNPATMVLHYAQETFEGLKAYRTKEGKILLFRPEMNARRMIKSNERLCMATIPEDLFVDAIKTLVNHEKEWVPHLEGTSLYIRPFMFATEVAVGVHPASSYKFVVILSPVGNYYPEGVNPVKIYVEDEYVRATKGGTGFTKCGGNYAASIIAQEKARKLGYTQVLWLDGVERKYVEEVGTMNAMFIVDNEVYTAPIDGTVLPGITRDSCLTLLKSWGYKVHEEHFSIDFLMKAAREGRVQEAFGTGTAAVISPIGELFYKGDKQIINDFKTGAITQKLYDTLTGIQYGKVEDSFGWTQEV